A genomic segment from Thermostichus lividus PCC 6715 encodes:
- a CDS encoding transaldolase, whose product MNLLEQLRKMTVVVADTGDILAIEKFTPRDATTNPSLITAAAQMAEYQPIVDETLLKAKEHLGSGATAKEVVSLAVDRLAVAFGLKILNIIPGRVSTEVDARLSYDTAATVAKARDLIAQYEAAGVGRDRVLIKIASTWEGIRAAETLEKEGIHCNLTLLFGLHQAVACAEAGVTLISPFVGRILDWYKKKTGKDYPPSEDPGVISVTRIYNYYKKFGYATEVMGASFRNIGEITELAGCDLLTISPALLQELQSTNGELPRKLDPATAASLTIEKLTMDEVTFAQMHAADAMASEKLDEGIKGFTKALETLEDLLSQRLARLEGESTLTHAAEELFHVYDLDGDGIITREEWLGTDAVFDALDANHDGKVTPEDMGAGLGAVLHLAKAR is encoded by the coding sequence ATGAACCTGCTAGAACAGTTACGAAAAATGACGGTCGTGGTTGCAGATACCGGAGACATTTTGGCCATTGAAAAATTTACCCCCCGCGATGCGACCACTAATCCCTCGTTGATTACCGCCGCCGCTCAGATGGCCGAATATCAGCCGATTGTTGATGAGACCCTACTCAAGGCAAAAGAGCACCTAGGGTCTGGAGCCACCGCAAAGGAGGTCGTCTCCCTTGCCGTTGACCGCTTAGCCGTGGCCTTTGGGCTAAAAATTTTAAACATTATTCCCGGTCGGGTCTCGACAGAAGTGGATGCCCGACTGTCCTACGATACAGCGGCAACCGTAGCTAAAGCCCGGGATCTCATTGCCCAGTACGAAGCCGCGGGGGTAGGGCGCGATCGCGTTCTGATTAAAATTGCCTCAACGTGGGAGGGGATTCGCGCCGCAGAAACGCTAGAAAAAGAAGGGATTCACTGTAACCTCACCCTGCTGTTTGGGCTACATCAGGCGGTGGCCTGCGCTGAAGCGGGTGTCACCTTAATTTCCCCCTTTGTGGGTCGCATTCTGGATTGGTATAAGAAAAAAACCGGCAAGGACTATCCGCCCAGCGAGGATCCGGGGGTGATTTCTGTCACCCGAATCTATAACTACTACAAGAAGTTTGGTTATGCCACTGAAGTCATGGGCGCTAGTTTCCGTAACATTGGCGAAATTACTGAGCTAGCAGGCTGCGATTTACTGACCATTTCTCCGGCTCTGCTACAGGAATTGCAGAGCACCAACGGCGAGTTACCCCGCAAGCTCGACCCAGCGACTGCCGCTAGTCTCACCATTGAGAAACTGACGATGGATGAGGTGACGTTTGCCCAAATGCATGCCGCTGATGCGATGGCTAGTGAAAAGCTGGATGAGGGAATTAAGGGCTTTACGAAGGCATTAGAAACCTTAGAAGACTTACTGTCGCAACGACTGGCACGACTCGAAGGGGAATCGACCCTGACCCATGCGGCAGAGGAGCTGTTTCATGTTTACGATCTGGATGGTGATGGAATTATTACCCGCGAAGAGTGGTTAGGCACCGATGCGGTGTTTGATGCCCTTGATGCCAATCATGACGGTAAAGTCACACCCGAAGATATGGGTGCGGGCTTGGGGGCTGTGCTGCATTTAGCCAAGGCTCGCTAG
- the leuC gene encoding 3-isopropylmalate dehydratase large subunit, giving the protein MSRGTLFDKVWQQHTVGTLPSGQTQLFIGLHLIHEVTSPQAFAMLRERGLKVLYPQRTVATVDHIVPTDSLARPLQDALAEEMLQALEANCREHGIPFFGIGSGRQGIVHVIAPEQGLTQPGMTIACGDSHTSTHGAFGAIAFGIGTSQVRDVLATQTLALNKLKVRKVEVNGTLAPGVYAKDVILHLIRHLGVNGGVGYAYEFAGTTVAQMSMEERMTVCNMAIEGGARCGYINPDETTFAYLKGRPFAPQGEAWETAVAWWRSLRTEVDAEYDDVVVFDAATIAPTVTWGITPGQGVAVDETLPSLEMLPESERGIAQEAYDYMGLQPGQPIRGTKVDVCFIGSCTNGRISDLREAAKVLEGRKVKPGVKAFVVPGSERVKAQAEAEGLDTIFEAAGFEWRNPGCSMCLAMNPDKLQGRQVSASSSNRNFKGRQGSAAGRTLLMSPAMVAAAAITGEVTDVRQFL; this is encoded by the coding sequence ATGAGTCGCGGCACCCTCTTTGATAAAGTTTGGCAGCAGCACACGGTGGGCACCTTACCCTCGGGGCAGACCCAGTTGTTTATCGGCCTGCACCTCATCCACGAGGTCACCAGCCCCCAAGCCTTTGCCATGCTGCGGGAGCGAGGATTAAAGGTGTTGTACCCCCAGCGGACGGTGGCAACGGTGGATCACATTGTGCCGACGGACAGCCTCGCACGACCGTTGCAGGACGCCCTAGCAGAGGAGATGCTCCAAGCCCTTGAGGCCAACTGCCGCGAGCACGGCATTCCCTTTTTTGGCATTGGCTCCGGGCGGCAGGGGATTGTGCATGTGATTGCCCCAGAGCAGGGGTTGACCCAGCCGGGGATGACCATTGCCTGCGGGGATAGCCACACCTCAACCCACGGTGCCTTTGGGGCGATCGCCTTCGGTATTGGCACCAGTCAAGTTCGTGATGTGTTAGCCACCCAAACCTTGGCACTGAATAAGCTCAAGGTGCGCAAGGTGGAGGTCAACGGCACCCTCGCGCCTGGGGTGTATGCTAAAGATGTCATTTTGCACCTGATCCGTCACCTAGGCGTCAATGGTGGGGTAGGCTATGCCTACGAGTTTGCTGGCACCACCGTTGCCCAAATGTCGATGGAAGAGCGGATGACCGTCTGTAATATGGCCATTGAGGGGGGGGCGCGCTGCGGCTATATCAATCCCGATGAAACCACGTTTGCCTATCTCAAGGGTCGTCCCTTTGCCCCCCAAGGGGAGGCTTGGGAGACAGCGGTAGCGTGGTGGCGATCGCTGCGCACTGAGGTGGATGCCGAGTACGATGATGTGGTGGTCTTTGATGCAGCCACCATTGCCCCAACCGTCACTTGGGGGATTACTCCAGGGCAGGGGGTTGCTGTGGACGAAACCTTACCCAGCTTAGAGATGCTGCCGGAGTCAGAGCGAGGCATTGCCCAAGAAGCCTATGATTATATGGGTTTACAGCCCGGTCAGCCTATCCGTGGCACCAAAGTCGATGTCTGTTTTATTGGCAGTTGTACCAATGGTCGGATCAGCGATCTGCGGGAAGCCGCCAAAGTCCTAGAAGGACGCAAAGTCAAGCCCGGGGTCAAGGCCTTTGTGGTGCCCGGTTCTGAGCGCGTCAAAGCCCAAGCGGAAGCTGAGGGGCTAGATACCATCTTTGAAGCAGCAGGGTTTGAATGGCGTAATCCCGGCTGCTCGATGTGTTTGGCCATGAACCCCGATAAACTCCAAGGCCGGCAAGTGAGTGCCTCTTCCTCAAACCGTAACTTCAAGGGGCGGCAAGGCTCAGCCGCAGGGCGAACACTCTTGATGAGTCCCGCGATGGTGGCAGCAGCGGCAATTACTGGGGAAGTCACCGATGTGCGCCAATTTCTCTAG
- a CDS encoding phasin family protein: MNQQNLLQQLLLIGVGTTSLVAEKLRQVSDQWVKEGRLNADQAKAMVDDVLAHLKEDAATLDEAVQRQTRQFLESLGVPQRSELDELRGRIDRLERDVRELKNRSW, encoded by the coding sequence ATGAACCAACAAAATTTGCTTCAGCAATTGCTTCTCATCGGTGTTGGCACCACCTCCTTGGTGGCAGAAAAGTTACGCCAAGTCAGTGATCAGTGGGTAAAGGAAGGACGGCTCAATGCCGATCAAGCCAAGGCAATGGTGGATGACGTCCTCGCTCACCTCAAGGAGGATGCGGCCACCCTAGATGAAGCAGTTCAGCGGCAAACTCGCCAGTTCCTCGAAAGTTTGGGAGTGCCCCAACGGTCTGAACTGGATGAACTGCGCGGACGCATTGATCGCCTCGAACGAGATGTTAGGGAGTTAAAAAATCGCTCATGGTAG